From the Manihot esculenta cultivar AM560-2 chromosome 14, M.esculenta_v8, whole genome shotgun sequence genome, the window tttataagttaATCACTCTAGTTTATaagttttgaaaattaaataaatttatttagttataatattttattaatttataaattcagtttaaaattacaaaaaataatttgcaCCGTTTGAAAATCACCTACCACATTGGTGCCTGAGTTGTTTTATTAGTGTTTTTTCAAgtacttaattattttaatattttcatgttaattaattgtttataattacttttatatatttttactttaaattaaaaacggaaaattatatatttttaaatattttcaatttaattaattatgactaaattataaattgtaGAAACAATATTTTTAAAGTGGTGAACGTAGCTTAATTAAAGTGGGTAAGCCTTGTTTTTATCTTAAAGTTAACCTtttgaattaatgaaaataaaaaatttacaattgaTTAATTTGAACATCtctaataaataaagaaatgaaaataatattttagccTTTTTTTTTCGAATATTTCTTTTTGTATTGCTTTCATATAAGAAATCAAGAAATATTctgctaaaaaataaaataaagtgaaataaaaatacattacaactaaaaaatcattaaataaataaaaataaaaataaaaatgttactGTTTTGGAAAAAGACACGTTTTGGAAACGAGAGGCGATAAAAGACCAAGCTGTTTGGCAAGCAAAGAAGCAGTCAGCAGAGAAGTAGAGCGTCTAACATGGAAGACATATGGAAGAGAGCGAAGCTCTTCGCTGAAGAAGCGACCAAAAAATCCCAAACTCTGACCTCATCCAACAAAATCGCCGATCTAGTCGCCGAGACCGCTAAGAAATCCAAAGAACTCGCATTGGAAGCTTCCAAGAAAGCTGATCAACTAAAAGTCGCCGCCCTGAAGCAAGCCGATCAGATCCAAATCAAGTCCATTTCAGATATCATCCCTCCGCAGCTCTCCTCTCTCTCGGTTCTGAattcttcatcatcttcttcttcggCCTCTGCGGCTTCGGATCCAGTGGAGCTTCAGAAGTTCGGAATTACAGAAGATTTGAGAGATTTTGTCAAGGGATTGACTTCTAGTACATTTCATAACTTTCCAATTCAAGGTAATTGGATTACTATGGAAATGCcatttcacttttttttaattactattattattattttaaatgtttgaGCTTAATTTGGTCAATAAAAGAACGAATAATGGTGTAGATGAAGCTGAGGCGTCTGATGTGCCGACTACGGCATCGAATGTACGGAAAGATCTTAATGAGTGGCAAGAGAGACATGCCACTCT encodes:
- the LOC110600610 gene encoding uncharacterized protein LOC110600610, which produces MEDIWKRAKLFAEEATKKSQTLTSSNKIADLVAETAKKSKELALEASKKADQLKVAALKQADQIQIKSISDIIPPQLSSLSVLNSSSSSSSASAASDPVELQKFGITEDLRDFVKGLTSSTFHNFPIQDEAEASDVPTTASNVRKDLNEWQERHATLVLSNVKQISKLRYELCPRVMKERRFWRIYFTLVSTHVAQYEKQYMEEIKSKAEKQKKDEKSKPSAVSQETSNPEVTEKNQKSRTSTASSAEQDLDTFLLGDLEDSDGGADDGDGSFDDDFDKIDNSDIEDEEHSKKATDATV